Proteins encoded in a region of the Perca fluviatilis chromosome 6, GENO_Pfluv_1.0, whole genome shotgun sequence genome:
- the prr16 gene encoding protein Largen: MSGSPNAEAEGVVSKVKVKKEIKTIVENLETILGDLKDVAKELKEVVHDIDTLTCDLQLEEDGLTDSSKTDTLNSSSSSTTTTTTASSLEKMKLFPDDCMFRPPALIDPVPVNPLALLTVLKKPRPPLPPPRLTPLRAEDHNIKNLPHPTLVLSGNISKATPSLMRNGGGFPLKPNRDLFSSTPCFISNDSGVPESGLVPTLPRPMPLLHHEKNKCPKATGRESRERERVRFSEKVQYHGYCPDCDLQYDVDDTELHLQAELNDLRLSPVHCCSSISPPPPPHGLPHELMLENGSLSVSHSFQPKANTPPPCVPPHPPSHKPQKTILRKSTTTTV, encoded by the exons ATGTCAGGGTCACCTAATGCAGAGGCTGAAGGAGTAGTCTCCAAAGTAAAAGTGAAAAAGGAGATCAAGACAATCGTGGAGAATTTGGAAACCATCCTGGGAGACCTCAAGGATGTGGCCAAAGAGCTGAAAGAG GTTGTTCATGACATTGACACCCTGACTTGTGACCTGCAGCTGGAGGAAGATGGACTGACAGACAGCTCGAAGACAGACACGCTCAACTCCAGCTCAAgttccaccaccaccactaccacaGCTTCCAGCCTGGAGAAGATGAAGCTCTTTCCTGATGACTGCATGTTCAGACCACCTGCGCTCATCGACCCAGTCCCTGTCAACCCTCTTGCACTCCTGACTGTACTCAAGAAACCCCGTCCTCCCCTACCGCCACCCAGACTTACCCCTCTGAGAGCCGAGGATCACAACATTAAGAATCTGCCTCATCCGACATTAGTGTTATCAGGGAATATATCCAAGGCTACCCCGTCTCTAATGAGGAATGGCGGGGGTTTTCCATTGAAACCAAACAGGGATTTATTCTCCTCCACGCCGTGTTTCATTTCTAATGACAGTGGAGTCCCTGAGTCGGGTCTTGTTCCCACATTACCCAGGCCCATGCCCCTTCTCCACCATGAAAAGAACAAATGCCCCAAAGCCACTGGGAGGGAGTCTCGTGAGAGGGAGCGTGTGCGTTTCAGTGAGAAGGTCCAGTACCACGGCTACTGCCCAGACTGTGACCTCCAATATGATGTGGACGACACAGAACTACACCTACAGGCTGAGCTGAACGACCTGCGGCTCAGCCCAGTGCATTGCTGCTCTTCcatctcccctcctcctcctcctcatggTCTTCCACATGAACTAATGTTGGAAAATGGCAGCCTCTCGGTCAGCCACAGTTTCCAGCCGAAAGCAAACACACCTCCACCTTGTGTGCCTCCTCACCCCCCTTCCCATAAGCCCCAAAAAACAATCCTACGCAAATCAACCACTACCACGGTTTGA